In Gemmatimonadaceae bacterium, the sequence GACTTCTACTGGCGCGACCCGTTCTGCGACAACCTCTTCGCGCGGGGTTTCGAGTGGGCCGATGGCGGTCGCGCCGAACTCGTGACCGCGTTTGAGGTGCTCGAGCACCTACCACGGCCCGCCGACGACGTCGCTCGTATGGCTGAGGTCGCGGACAATCTGCTGGTCAGCACGCTGTTGCTTCCCGAGCCGGCCCTTCCGCCCGGGGATTGGTGGTACTACGCGCTGGAGAGCGGCCAACATGTCTCGTTCTATTCGCGTCGGTCGCTCGCGGTGCTCGCTGGTCAGCTTGGGATGTTCGCGGCATCCAATCGCGGCGGCAGCGTCCACCTGTTCACTCGTTCACGGAAGGCGGCGCGTGCATTCCCGTTTGTCGCGAGCCGTCACGGAGTGAGACTGCGGCGCCTGTTGCCACACCGGAAGTCGCTGCTAGACGCCGACTTTTCACGGCTGTCGGACGCTGAAGGCAGGATCGCAGATCAGGCGCGTCCGACCGGGGGCGCATAACCACGGGCTTAGAGGATCGTCCCGGGTGTCTACGCTTGGGGGTATGCGAGTCCTCGTGACCGGTGGAGGCGGCTTCCTCGGGTCGCATCTCGTCGAGCGGCTGCAGGCGCAGGGCATCGAGCCGTTCGTCGCGCGGCGAGGGGACTGCGACCTGACGCACGAAGCCGACGCCGAGCGCCTCTTCGCCGACGCCCGGCCCGAGCTCGTCTTCCACCTCGCAGCCGAGGTCGGCGGCATCGGCGCGAACCGGGCGAACCCCGGCCGCTACTGGTACGCGAACCTCATGATGGGCGCGCACGTGCTCGAGCAGGCCCGGCTGCACGGAGTGGGCAAGGTCGTCGTGGTCGGGACCGTTTGTGCCTATCCAAAGTTCACGCCGGTCCCGTTCCACGAGGAGGACCTGTGGAACGGCTACCCCGAGGAGACGAACGCGCCGTACGGCGTCGCGAAGAAGTCGATCCTCGTCGGCGCGCAGTCGTATCGTGAGCAATACGGGCTCGA encodes:
- a CDS encoding NAD-dependent epimerase/dehydratase family protein, giving the protein MRVLVTGGGGFLGSHLVERLQAQGIEPFVARRGDCDLTHEADAERLFADARPELVFHLAAEVGGIGANRANPGRYWYANLMMGAHVLEQARLHGVGKVVVVGTVCAYPKFTPVPFHEEDLWNGYPEETNAPYGVAKKSILVGAQSYREQYGLDAIFLLPANLYGPRDNFHPTNAHVIPDLIRKMVESPDEVVLWGDGSPTREFLFVDDAADGLLLAADRYDG
- a CDS encoding class I SAM-dependent methyltransferase, whose amino-acid sequence is MPFGSARILASLEISYYRCHACGFVQTEEPYWLERAYERPISNIDLGIISRNIALGDTTAAVISMLFDSSGRFLDWGGGYGILVRLMRDRGFDFYWRDPFCDNLFARGFEWADGGRAELVTAFEVLEHLPRPADDVARMAEVADNLLVSTLLLPEPALPPGDWWYYALESGQHVSFYSRRSLAVLAGQLGMFAASNRGGSVHLFTRSRKAARAFPFVASRHGVRLRRLLPHRKSLLDADFSRLSDAEGRIADQARPTGGA